One genomic segment of Mytilus trossulus isolate FHL-02 chromosome 4, PNRI_Mtr1.1.1.hap1, whole genome shotgun sequence includes these proteins:
- the LOC134716845 gene encoding WD repeat-containing protein 91-like, whose translation MASATGRVDELVKDYLIYRGLTTTYRTFEAELKNEKEKGLRADRILEQLQTYVVNYDLSNLREYWSYLNQRLFSRLETRYLSSVRKLEVGLLKFYLVNAQQLNRHDRVTDFFEKMTPELQNQAEFKDWFAFAFMKNPEEHSNFSMYFTKQWQDTFFLSLYNFLSVIIQTMPSPVLLNFDIEHKRMKDLQEENEKLKQQLRFNNQPVSAIPKRYDSESSEGLNRTANSLELVYDFSGFEDDTVEQEKQQKTGRKFFKMPATPLVSKKTATKVTKKTEPAIEQQPMSSSPLSRQRGMKQLISNNQNKHPPNRANSKLETGASKSPRDFNQGQEMSLILDQVERTPAADNNPSSVEVTPVHQKIQMKQKDFVKERQELLGDSGKQKKHNQKPISVGETLSSSSAPKEESLPEVPHRSQSQPAPETPPIKDVKCSGKISIVGYFSDETDKCPFLLLSQEDYIEHRAAISYSKFSNTGQYIASVDVDGVVKVWSWSPQPTTAATVMSKSAFLSVEWTTKSDRWLLLGNRSGNIRLFDVKEMKSFYEASADASYPRIISLCSNPAGGSFVCSASVHRSRSASGSSELQGYTGKVGKLSYWDLRTMKMIQQLNLDPGPVAINCCSYNHNGQLLLAGAADGRIRLFDMQQNNCISQWEAHNGEVLSLQFSSDENMCYSLGTDEKFYQWNIHKPDKSRELPLHSGAALPFLSSGLAASKEIPKGRLFAFDPEGQYLISCDKMAGSLYKIKTGENALFNRVMEVKGHTSSVTTVDWSPNIDTQMCLTGAMDGKIRVTTLLSEK comes from the exons gcTGATCGTATTCTAGAACAATTACAGACATATGTTGTAAactatgatctttctaatttacgAGAATATTGGAGTTACTTGAATCAAAGACTATTTAGTCGTCTTGAAACAAGGTACTTAAGCAGTGTACGGAAATTAGAAGTTGGATTGTTAAAGTTTTATCTGGTCAATGCTCAACAACTTAACAGACATGACAGAGTGACTGATTTCTTTGAAAAGATGACACCAGAATTACAGAATCAGGCAGAATTTAAAGACTGGTTTg CCTTTGCCTTTATGAAGAATCCTGAAGAACACAGTAATTTCTCTATGTATTTCACCAAGCAGTGGCAAGATACATTCTTCCTATcgctttataactttttaagtGTTATAATACAGACCATG CCATCACCAGTTTTATTGAACTTTGACATTGAACACAAAAGGATGAAAGATTTAcaagaagaaaatgaaaaactgaAACAACAG TTGAGGTTTAACAACCAGCCTGTCAGTGCAATACCAAAGAGATATGATTCTGAATCATCAGAAGGTTTAAACAGAACAGCTAATTCACTGGAATTGGTATATGATTTTTCTGGATTTGAAGA TGATACAGTTgaacaagaaaaacaacaaaaaactggaAGAAAATTCTTCAAAATGCCAGCTACACCATTGGTCAGTaaaaaaacagcaacaaaaGTCACCAAGAAGACAGAACCTGCCATTGAACAACAACCAATGAGTTCTTCACCATTATCTCGTCAGCGAGGAATGAAACAGTTGATAAGTAACAATCAAAACAAGCACCCACCAAATAGAGCAAACTCTAAATTAGAAACTGGTGCATCAAAGTCACCAAGAGACTTTAATCAAGGCCAAGAGATGTCTTTGATTTTAGATCAGGTGGAAAGAACACCAGCAGCAGATAATAATCCAAGTAGTGTTGAAGTTACTCCTGTTCATCAGAAGATTCAGATGAAGCAAAAAGACTTTGTAAAAGAAAGACAGGAACTCCTAGGGGATTCTgggaaacaaaagaaacacaatCAAAAG cCTATTAGTGTTGGAGAAACTCTATCATCTTCATCAGCCCCAAAAGAAGAGAGTTTACCTGAAGTACCTCACAGATCACAGAGTCAACCTGCTCCTGAAACACCACCCATTAAAGATGTTAAATGTTCAGGTAAAATAAGT attgttggttatttttcagatgaaactGATAAATGTCCATTTTTATTGTTAAGCCAG GAGGATTATATAGAACATAGAGCAGCCATATCCTACAGCAAGTTCAGTAATACAGGACAGTATATTGCCAGTGTAGATGTTGATGGGGTAGTTAA AGTATGGAGTTGGAGTCCTCAGCCTACTACCGCTGCCACTGTCATGTCAAAGTCAGCATTCCTATCTGTTGAGTGGACAACAAAGTCAGATAGATGG ttgTTGCTGGGAAACAGATCAGGAAATATACGATTATTTGATGTAAAGGAGATGAAGTCATTTTATGAAGCCTCTGCAGATGCTAGTTATCCTAG aattatatctttatgttCCAATCCAGCTGGAGGATCATTTGTGTGTTCTGCAAGTGTACATAGATCTAGATCAGCCTCAGGAAGTTCAGAGTTACAGGGTTATACTGGCAAAGTTGGAAAGCTGTCCTACTGGGACCtaagaacaatgaaaatgatt CAACAGTTAAATCTAGATCCTGGTCCTGTTGCTATCAACTGTTGTTCTTACAATCATAATGGACAGTTATTATTGGCTGGGGCTGCTGATGGAAGGATAAGGCTATTTg ATATGCAGCAGAACAACTGTATTTCACAATGGGAGGCTCACAATGGAGAAGTTTTATCGTTACAATTTAGCTCAGATGAAAACATGTGCTACAGTTTAGGCACAGATGAGaag ttttatcaGTGGAACATTCACAAACCAGATAAGTCTAGAGAACTTCCACTCCATTCTGGTGCCGCTCTACCATTCCTGTCTAGTGGGTTAGCAGCTAGTAAAGAGATACCTAAAGGAAGATTGTTTGCTTTTGACCCAGAGGGGCAGTATTTGATCTCTTGTgataaaatggctggatctctTTACAAG ATAAAAACTGGAGAAAATGCATTATTTAATAGAGTAATGGAAGTTAAAGGACACACATCATCTGTGACTACAGTAGACTGGTCCCCTAATATTGATACTCAGATGTGCTTGACTGGGGCCATGGATGGAAAGATTAGAGTTACTACTCTTCTTTCAGAGAAATGA